The following coding sequences are from one Perognathus longimembris pacificus isolate PPM17 chromosome 13, ASM2315922v1, whole genome shotgun sequence window:
- the Ctnnd1 gene encoding catenin delta-1 isoform X3, whose amino-acid sequence MDDSEVESTASILASVKEQEAQFEKLTRALEEERRHVSAQLERVRVPPQDANPLMANGTLTRRHQNGRFVGDADLERQKFSDLKLNGPQDHSHLLYSTIPRMQEPGQIVETYTEEDPEGAMSVVSVETSDDGTTRRTETTVKKVVKTVTTRTVQPVPMGPDGLPVDASAVSNNYIQTLGRDFRKNGNGGPGPYVGQAGTATLPRNFHYPPDGYSRHYEDGYPGGSDNYGSLSRVTRIEERYRPSMEGYRAPSRQDVYGPQPQVRVGGSSVDLHRFHPEPYGLEDDQRSMAYDDLDYGMMSDYGTARRTGTPSDPRRRLRSYEDMIGEEVPSDQYYWAPLAQHERGSLASLDSLRKGGPPPPNWRQPELPEVIAMLGFRLDAVKSNAAAYLQHLCYRNDKVKTDVRKLKGIPVLVGLLDHPKKEVHLGACGALKNISFGRDQDNKIAIKNCDGVPALVRLLRKARDMDLTEVITGTLWNLSSHDSIKMEIVDHALHALTDEVIIPHSGWEREPNEDCKPRHIEWESVLTNTAGCLRNVSSERSEARRKLRECDGLVDALIFIVQAEIGQKDSDSKLVENCVCLLRNLSYQVHREIPQAERYQEAPPNVANNTGPHAASCFGAKKGKDEWFSRGKKPTEDPANDTVDFPKRTSPARGYELLFQPEVVRIYISLLKESKTPAILEASAGAIQNLCAGRWTYGRYIRSALRQEKALSAIADLLTNEHERVVKAASGALRNLAVDARNKELIGKHAIPNLVKNLPGGQQNSSWNFSEDTVVSILNTINEVIAENLEAAKKLRETQGIEKLVLINKSGNRSEKEVRAAALVLQTIWGYKELRKPLEKEGWKKSDFQVNLNNASRSQSSHSYDDSTLPLIDRNQKPDKKPDREEIQMSNMGSNTKLLDNNYSTLNERGDHNRTLDRSGDLGDMEPLKGTPLMQKI is encoded by the exons AACGGCCGGTTTGTGGGCGATGCTGACCTTGAGAGACAGAAATTTTCAGATTTGAAACTCAACGGACCCCAG GATCACAGTCACCTTCTGTATAGCACCATCCCTAGGATGCAGGAGCCAGGGCAGATTGTGGAGACCTACACGGAGGAAGACCCGGAGGGAGCCATGTCTGTTGTCTCTGTGGAGACTTCAGATGATGGGACTACTCGTCGCACAGAGACCACA GTCAAGAAAGTAGTGAAGACTGTGACAACTCGGACCGTCCAGCCAGTCCCTATGGGACCAGACGGCCTGCCTGTGGATGCCTCGGCAGTTTCCAACAACTACATCCAGACTCTGGGTCGTGACTTCCGCAAGAATGGCAATGGGGGACCAGGTCCCTATGTGGGGCAAGCAGGCACTGCTACCCTTCCAAGAAACTTCCACTACCCTCCTGACGGATACAGCCGCCACTACGAAGATGGTTATCCCGGTGGCAGTGACAACTATGGCAGTCTGTCCCGGGTGACCCGCATTGAAGAGCGGTATAGGCCCAGCATGGAGGGCTACCGGGCCCCCAGCAGACAGGATGTCTAtgggccccagccccaggttcgGGTAGGCGGGAGCAGCGTGGATCTACATCGCTTTCATCCAGAGCCCTATGGGCTAGAAGATGACCAGCGTAGCATGGCCTATGATGACCTGGATTATGGCATGATGTCTGATTATGGCACCGCCCGTCGGACGGGGACACCCTCTGACCCTCGTCGACGCCTCAG GAGCTATGAAGATATGATTGGCGAAGAGGTGCCATCGGACCAGTACTATTGGGCCCCTCTGGCCCAACATGAACGGGGAAGTTTAGCAAGCTTAGATAGCCTGCGCAAGGGAGGACCTCCACCTCCCAACTGGAGACAGCCTGAGCTTCCAGAGGTGATCGCCATGCTAGGGTTCCGCCTGGATGCTGTCAAGTCCAACGCAGCTGCCTACCTGCAGCACTTATGCTATCGCAATGATAAGGTGAAGACTGACGTGCGGAAGCTCAAGGGGATCCCGGTACTGGTGGGATTGTTAGACCACCCCAAAAAGGAAGTGCACCTTGGAGCCTGCGGAGCCCTCAAGAATATCTCTTTTGGACGTGACCAAGATAACAAGATTGCCATAAAAAACTGTGATGGTGTACCTGCCCTTGTGCGATTGCTTAGAAAGGCTCGTGATATGGACCTTACGGAAGTTATTACTG GAACCCTGTGGAATCTCTCATCCCACGACTCGATCAAAATGGAGATTGTGGACCATGCACTGCACGCCTTGACTGATGAAGTGATCATTCCGCATTCTGGATGGGAAAGGGAACCTAATGAAGATTGTAAGCCACGCCATATTGAGTGGGAATCTGTGCTCACCAACACAGCTGGCTGCCTTAG GAATGTAAGCTCAGAGAGGAGTGAAGCTCGCAGGAAACTTCGGGAATGTGATGGTTTAGTCGATGCCCTCATTTTCATTGTGCAGGCTGAGATTGGGCAGAAGGATTCAGACAGCAAG CTGGTGGAGAACTGTGTTTGCCTCCTTCGGAATTTATCCTATCAAGTTCACCGGGAGATCCCACAGGCAGAGCGTTACCAAGAAGCCCCTCCCAATGTTGCTAACAATACTGGGCCCCATGCTGCCAGCTGCTTTGGGGCCAAGAAGGGTAAAG ATGAGTGGTTCTCCAGAG GGAAGAAGCCCACAGAGGATCCTGCAAACGATACTGTGGATTTCCCCAAAAGAACTAGTCCTGCTCGAG GCTATGAGCTTTTATTTCAGCCAGAGGTGGTTCGGATATACATCTCACTCCTTAAGGAGAGCAAGACTCCTGCCATCCTTGAAGCTTCTGCTGGAGCCATCCAGAATCTGTGTGCTGGGCGCTGGACA TATGGTCGATACATCCGCTCTGCTCTGCGTCAAGAGAAGGCTCTCTCTGCCATAGCTGACCTCCTAACCAATGAACATGAGCGAGTAGTGAAGGCCGCCTCTGGAGCACTGAGAAACCTGGCTGTGGATGCTCGCAACAAAGAGTTAATCG GTAAGCATGCGATTCCTAACTTGGTAAAGAATCTGCCAGGAGGGCAGCAGAACTCCTCCTGGAATTTCTCTGAGGACACTGTGGTCTCTATTTTGAATACCATCAATGAAGTTATTGCTGAGAACTTGGAGGCTGCAAAGAAgcttcgagagacacagggtattgAGAAGCTGGTGTTGATCAACAAGTCAGG GAATCGCTCAGAAAAAGAGGTTCGAGCAGCAGCACTTGTATTACAGACAATCTGGGGGTATAAGGAACTGCGGAAGCCACTggaaaaagaaggatggaagaaatcAGATTTTCAG GTGAATCTAAATAATGCTTCTAGAAGCCAGAGCAGTCATTCATATGACGATAGTACTCTCCCTCTCATTGACCGGAACCAAAAACCAG ATAAGAAACCTGATCGGGAAGAAATTCAAATGAGCAATATGGGATCAAACACAAAATTATTAG ATAACAACTATTCCACACTGAATGAAAGAGGGGACCACAACAGAACACTGGATCGATCTGGGGATCTGGGTGATATGGAGCCATTGAAGGGAACGCCCTTGATG CAGAAGATTTAG
- the Ctnnd1 gene encoding catenin delta-1 isoform X2, with product MDDSEVESTASILASVKEQEAQFEKLTRALEEERRHVSAQLERVRVPPQDANPLMANGTLTRRHQNGRFVGDADLERQKFSDLKLNGPQDHSHLLYSTIPRMQEPGQIVETYTEEDPEGAMSVVSVETSDDGTTRRTETTVKKVVKTVTTRTVQPVPMGPDGLPVDASAVSNNYIQTLGRDFRKNGNGGPGPYVGQAGTATLPRNFHYPPDGYSRHYEDGYPGGSDNYGSLSRVTRIEERYRPSMEGYRAPSRQDVYGPQPQVRVGGSSVDLHRFHPEPYGLEDDQRSMAYDDLDYGMMSDYGTARRTGTPSDPRRRLRSYEDMIGEEVPSDQYYWAPLAQHERGSLASLDSLRKGGPPPPNWRQPELPEVIAMLGFRLDAVKSNAAAYLQHLCYRNDKVKTDVRKLKGIPVLVGLLDHPKKEVHLGACGALKNISFGRDQDNKIAIKNCDGVPALVRLLRKARDMDLTEVITGTLWNLSSHDSIKMEIVDHALHALTDEVIIPHSGWEREPNEDCKPRHIEWESVLTNTAGCLRNVSSERSEARRKLRECDGLVDALIFIVQAEIGQKDSDSKLVENCVCLLRNLSYQVHREIPQAERYQEAPPNVANNTGPHAASCFGAKKGKGKKPTEDPANDTVDFPKRTSPARGYELLFQPEVVRIYISLLKESKTPAILEASAGAIQNLCAGRWTYGRYIRSALRQEKALSAIADLLTNEHERVVKAASGALRNLAVDARNKELIGKHAIPNLVKNLPGGQQNSSWNFSEDTVVSILNTINEVIAENLEAAKKLRETQGIEKLVLINKSGNRSEKEVRAAALVLQTIWGYKELRKPLEKEGWKKSDFQVNLNNASRSQSSHSYDDSTLPLIDRNQKPDKKPDREEIQMSNMGSNTKLLDNNYSTLNERGDHNRTLDRSGDLGDMEPLKGTPLMLDEGQESLEEELVLDDEGDRVSYPSMQKI from the exons AACGGCCGGTTTGTGGGCGATGCTGACCTTGAGAGACAGAAATTTTCAGATTTGAAACTCAACGGACCCCAG GATCACAGTCACCTTCTGTATAGCACCATCCCTAGGATGCAGGAGCCAGGGCAGATTGTGGAGACCTACACGGAGGAAGACCCGGAGGGAGCCATGTCTGTTGTCTCTGTGGAGACTTCAGATGATGGGACTACTCGTCGCACAGAGACCACA GTCAAGAAAGTAGTGAAGACTGTGACAACTCGGACCGTCCAGCCAGTCCCTATGGGACCAGACGGCCTGCCTGTGGATGCCTCGGCAGTTTCCAACAACTACATCCAGACTCTGGGTCGTGACTTCCGCAAGAATGGCAATGGGGGACCAGGTCCCTATGTGGGGCAAGCAGGCACTGCTACCCTTCCAAGAAACTTCCACTACCCTCCTGACGGATACAGCCGCCACTACGAAGATGGTTATCCCGGTGGCAGTGACAACTATGGCAGTCTGTCCCGGGTGACCCGCATTGAAGAGCGGTATAGGCCCAGCATGGAGGGCTACCGGGCCCCCAGCAGACAGGATGTCTAtgggccccagccccaggttcgGGTAGGCGGGAGCAGCGTGGATCTACATCGCTTTCATCCAGAGCCCTATGGGCTAGAAGATGACCAGCGTAGCATGGCCTATGATGACCTGGATTATGGCATGATGTCTGATTATGGCACCGCCCGTCGGACGGGGACACCCTCTGACCCTCGTCGACGCCTCAG GAGCTATGAAGATATGATTGGCGAAGAGGTGCCATCGGACCAGTACTATTGGGCCCCTCTGGCCCAACATGAACGGGGAAGTTTAGCAAGCTTAGATAGCCTGCGCAAGGGAGGACCTCCACCTCCCAACTGGAGACAGCCTGAGCTTCCAGAGGTGATCGCCATGCTAGGGTTCCGCCTGGATGCTGTCAAGTCCAACGCAGCTGCCTACCTGCAGCACTTATGCTATCGCAATGATAAGGTGAAGACTGACGTGCGGAAGCTCAAGGGGATCCCGGTACTGGTGGGATTGTTAGACCACCCCAAAAAGGAAGTGCACCTTGGAGCCTGCGGAGCCCTCAAGAATATCTCTTTTGGACGTGACCAAGATAACAAGATTGCCATAAAAAACTGTGATGGTGTACCTGCCCTTGTGCGATTGCTTAGAAAGGCTCGTGATATGGACCTTACGGAAGTTATTACTG GAACCCTGTGGAATCTCTCATCCCACGACTCGATCAAAATGGAGATTGTGGACCATGCACTGCACGCCTTGACTGATGAAGTGATCATTCCGCATTCTGGATGGGAAAGGGAACCTAATGAAGATTGTAAGCCACGCCATATTGAGTGGGAATCTGTGCTCACCAACACAGCTGGCTGCCTTAG GAATGTAAGCTCAGAGAGGAGTGAAGCTCGCAGGAAACTTCGGGAATGTGATGGTTTAGTCGATGCCCTCATTTTCATTGTGCAGGCTGAGATTGGGCAGAAGGATTCAGACAGCAAG CTGGTGGAGAACTGTGTTTGCCTCCTTCGGAATTTATCCTATCAAGTTCACCGGGAGATCCCACAGGCAGAGCGTTACCAAGAAGCCCCTCCCAATGTTGCTAACAATACTGGGCCCCATGCTGCCAGCTGCTTTGGGGCCAAGAAGGGTAAAG GGAAGAAGCCCACAGAGGATCCTGCAAACGATACTGTGGATTTCCCCAAAAGAACTAGTCCTGCTCGAG GCTATGAGCTTTTATTTCAGCCAGAGGTGGTTCGGATATACATCTCACTCCTTAAGGAGAGCAAGACTCCTGCCATCCTTGAAGCTTCTGCTGGAGCCATCCAGAATCTGTGTGCTGGGCGCTGGACA TATGGTCGATACATCCGCTCTGCTCTGCGTCAAGAGAAGGCTCTCTCTGCCATAGCTGACCTCCTAACCAATGAACATGAGCGAGTAGTGAAGGCCGCCTCTGGAGCACTGAGAAACCTGGCTGTGGATGCTCGCAACAAAGAGTTAATCG GTAAGCATGCGATTCCTAACTTGGTAAAGAATCTGCCAGGAGGGCAGCAGAACTCCTCCTGGAATTTCTCTGAGGACACTGTGGTCTCTATTTTGAATACCATCAATGAAGTTATTGCTGAGAACTTGGAGGCTGCAAAGAAgcttcgagagacacagggtattgAGAAGCTGGTGTTGATCAACAAGTCAGG GAATCGCTCAGAAAAAGAGGTTCGAGCAGCAGCACTTGTATTACAGACAATCTGGGGGTATAAGGAACTGCGGAAGCCACTggaaaaagaaggatggaagaaatcAGATTTTCAG GTGAATCTAAATAATGCTTCTAGAAGCCAGAGCAGTCATTCATATGACGATAGTACTCTCCCTCTCATTGACCGGAACCAAAAACCAG ATAAGAAACCTGATCGGGAAGAAATTCAAATGAGCAATATGGGATCAAACACAAAATTATTAG ATAACAACTATTCCACACTGAATGAAAGAGGGGACCACAACAGAACACTGGATCGATCTGGGGATCTGGGTGATATGGAGCCATTGAAGGGAACGCCCTTGATG CTGGACGAGGGGCAGGAATCTCTGGAGGAAGAGTTGGTTTTGGATGATGAGGGGGACCGGGTTTCTTACCCTTCCATG CAGAAGATTTAG
- the Ctnnd1 gene encoding catenin delta-1 isoform X5, with translation MDDSEVESTASILASVKEQEAQFEKLTRALEEERRHVSAQLERVRVPPQDANPLMANGTLTRRHQNGRFVGDADLERQKFSDLKLNGPQDHSHLLYSTIPRMQEPGQIVETYTEEDPEGAMSVVSVETSDDGTTRRTETTVKKVVKTVTTRTVQPVPMGPDGLPVDASAVSNNYIQTLGRDFRKNGNGGPGPYVGQAGTATLPRNFHYPPDGYSRHYEDGYPGGSDNYGSLSRVTRIEERYRPSMEGYRAPSRQDVYGPQPQVRVGGSSVDLHRFHPEPYGLEDDQRSMAYDDLDYGMMSDYGTARRTGTPSDPRRRLRSYEDMIGEEVPSDQYYWAPLAQHERGSLASLDSLRKGGPPPPNWRQPELPEVIAMLGFRLDAVKSNAAAYLQHLCYRNDKVKTDVRKLKGIPVLVGLLDHPKKEVHLGACGALKNISFGRDQDNKIAIKNCDGVPALVRLLRKARDMDLTEVITGTLWNLSSHDSIKMEIVDHALHALTDEVIIPHSGWEREPNEDCKPRHIEWESVLTNTAGCLRNVSSERSEARRKLRECDGLVDALIFIVQAEIGQKDSDSKLVENCVCLLRNLSYQVHREIPQAERYQEAPPNVANNTGPHAASCFGAKKGKDEWFSRGKKPTEDPANDTVDFPKRTSPARGYELLFQPEVVRIYISLLKESKTPAILEASAGAIQNLCAGRWTYGRYIRSALRQEKALSAIADLLTNEHERVVKAASGALRNLAVDARNKELIGKHAIPNLVKNLPGGQQNSSWNFSEDTVVSILNTINEVIAENLEAAKKLRETQGIEKLVLINKSGNRSEKEVRAAALVLQTIWGYKELRKPLEKEGWKKSDFQVNLNNASRSQSSHSYDDSTLPLIDRNQKPGMELNRHTFLLLATSSFPSYCGERDQVALILLGSPDSL, from the exons AACGGCCGGTTTGTGGGCGATGCTGACCTTGAGAGACAGAAATTTTCAGATTTGAAACTCAACGGACCCCAG GATCACAGTCACCTTCTGTATAGCACCATCCCTAGGATGCAGGAGCCAGGGCAGATTGTGGAGACCTACACGGAGGAAGACCCGGAGGGAGCCATGTCTGTTGTCTCTGTGGAGACTTCAGATGATGGGACTACTCGTCGCACAGAGACCACA GTCAAGAAAGTAGTGAAGACTGTGACAACTCGGACCGTCCAGCCAGTCCCTATGGGACCAGACGGCCTGCCTGTGGATGCCTCGGCAGTTTCCAACAACTACATCCAGACTCTGGGTCGTGACTTCCGCAAGAATGGCAATGGGGGACCAGGTCCCTATGTGGGGCAAGCAGGCACTGCTACCCTTCCAAGAAACTTCCACTACCCTCCTGACGGATACAGCCGCCACTACGAAGATGGTTATCCCGGTGGCAGTGACAACTATGGCAGTCTGTCCCGGGTGACCCGCATTGAAGAGCGGTATAGGCCCAGCATGGAGGGCTACCGGGCCCCCAGCAGACAGGATGTCTAtgggccccagccccaggttcgGGTAGGCGGGAGCAGCGTGGATCTACATCGCTTTCATCCAGAGCCCTATGGGCTAGAAGATGACCAGCGTAGCATGGCCTATGATGACCTGGATTATGGCATGATGTCTGATTATGGCACCGCCCGTCGGACGGGGACACCCTCTGACCCTCGTCGACGCCTCAG GAGCTATGAAGATATGATTGGCGAAGAGGTGCCATCGGACCAGTACTATTGGGCCCCTCTGGCCCAACATGAACGGGGAAGTTTAGCAAGCTTAGATAGCCTGCGCAAGGGAGGACCTCCACCTCCCAACTGGAGACAGCCTGAGCTTCCAGAGGTGATCGCCATGCTAGGGTTCCGCCTGGATGCTGTCAAGTCCAACGCAGCTGCCTACCTGCAGCACTTATGCTATCGCAATGATAAGGTGAAGACTGACGTGCGGAAGCTCAAGGGGATCCCGGTACTGGTGGGATTGTTAGACCACCCCAAAAAGGAAGTGCACCTTGGAGCCTGCGGAGCCCTCAAGAATATCTCTTTTGGACGTGACCAAGATAACAAGATTGCCATAAAAAACTGTGATGGTGTACCTGCCCTTGTGCGATTGCTTAGAAAGGCTCGTGATATGGACCTTACGGAAGTTATTACTG GAACCCTGTGGAATCTCTCATCCCACGACTCGATCAAAATGGAGATTGTGGACCATGCACTGCACGCCTTGACTGATGAAGTGATCATTCCGCATTCTGGATGGGAAAGGGAACCTAATGAAGATTGTAAGCCACGCCATATTGAGTGGGAATCTGTGCTCACCAACACAGCTGGCTGCCTTAG GAATGTAAGCTCAGAGAGGAGTGAAGCTCGCAGGAAACTTCGGGAATGTGATGGTTTAGTCGATGCCCTCATTTTCATTGTGCAGGCTGAGATTGGGCAGAAGGATTCAGACAGCAAG CTGGTGGAGAACTGTGTTTGCCTCCTTCGGAATTTATCCTATCAAGTTCACCGGGAGATCCCACAGGCAGAGCGTTACCAAGAAGCCCCTCCCAATGTTGCTAACAATACTGGGCCCCATGCTGCCAGCTGCTTTGGGGCCAAGAAGGGTAAAG ATGAGTGGTTCTCCAGAG GGAAGAAGCCCACAGAGGATCCTGCAAACGATACTGTGGATTTCCCCAAAAGAACTAGTCCTGCTCGAG GCTATGAGCTTTTATTTCAGCCAGAGGTGGTTCGGATATACATCTCACTCCTTAAGGAGAGCAAGACTCCTGCCATCCTTGAAGCTTCTGCTGGAGCCATCCAGAATCTGTGTGCTGGGCGCTGGACA TATGGTCGATACATCCGCTCTGCTCTGCGTCAAGAGAAGGCTCTCTCTGCCATAGCTGACCTCCTAACCAATGAACATGAGCGAGTAGTGAAGGCCGCCTCTGGAGCACTGAGAAACCTGGCTGTGGATGCTCGCAACAAAGAGTTAATCG GTAAGCATGCGATTCCTAACTTGGTAAAGAATCTGCCAGGAGGGCAGCAGAACTCCTCCTGGAATTTCTCTGAGGACACTGTGGTCTCTATTTTGAATACCATCAATGAAGTTATTGCTGAGAACTTGGAGGCTGCAAAGAAgcttcgagagacacagggtattgAGAAGCTGGTGTTGATCAACAAGTCAGG GAATCGCTCAGAAAAAGAGGTTCGAGCAGCAGCACTTGTATTACAGACAATCTGGGGGTATAAGGAACTGCGGAAGCCACTggaaaaagaaggatggaagaaatcAGATTTTCAG GTGAATCTAAATAATGCTTCTAGAAGCCAGAGCAGTCATTCATATGACGATAGTACTCTCCCTCTCATTGACCGGAACCAAAAACCAGGTATGGAACTCAACAGGCACACCTTTCTTCTCTTAGCCA cctctagcttTCCTTCTTATTGTGGGGAGAGGGACCAGGTGGCTTTGATCTTGCTAGGTAGCCCAGACAGTCTTTGA
- the Ctnnd1 gene encoding catenin delta-1 isoform X1, which yields MDDSEVESTASILASVKEQEAQFEKLTRALEEERRHVSAQLERVRVPPQDANPLMANGTLTRRHQNGRFVGDADLERQKFSDLKLNGPQDHSHLLYSTIPRMQEPGQIVETYTEEDPEGAMSVVSVETSDDGTTRRTETTVKKVVKTVTTRTVQPVPMGPDGLPVDASAVSNNYIQTLGRDFRKNGNGGPGPYVGQAGTATLPRNFHYPPDGYSRHYEDGYPGGSDNYGSLSRVTRIEERYRPSMEGYRAPSRQDVYGPQPQVRVGGSSVDLHRFHPEPYGLEDDQRSMAYDDLDYGMMSDYGTARRTGTPSDPRRRLRSYEDMIGEEVPSDQYYWAPLAQHERGSLASLDSLRKGGPPPPNWRQPELPEVIAMLGFRLDAVKSNAAAYLQHLCYRNDKVKTDVRKLKGIPVLVGLLDHPKKEVHLGACGALKNISFGRDQDNKIAIKNCDGVPALVRLLRKARDMDLTEVITGTLWNLSSHDSIKMEIVDHALHALTDEVIIPHSGWEREPNEDCKPRHIEWESVLTNTAGCLRNVSSERSEARRKLRECDGLVDALIFIVQAEIGQKDSDSKLVENCVCLLRNLSYQVHREIPQAERYQEAPPNVANNTGPHAASCFGAKKGKDEWFSRGKKPTEDPANDTVDFPKRTSPARGYELLFQPEVVRIYISLLKESKTPAILEASAGAIQNLCAGRWTYGRYIRSALRQEKALSAIADLLTNEHERVVKAASGALRNLAVDARNKELIGKHAIPNLVKNLPGGQQNSSWNFSEDTVVSILNTINEVIAENLEAAKKLRETQGIEKLVLINKSGNRSEKEVRAAALVLQTIWGYKELRKPLEKEGWKKSDFQVNLNNASRSQSSHSYDDSTLPLIDRNQKPDKKPDREEIQMSNMGSNTKLLDNNYSTLNERGDHNRTLDRSGDLGDMEPLKGTPLMLDEGQESLEEELVLDDEGDRVSYPSMQKI from the exons AACGGCCGGTTTGTGGGCGATGCTGACCTTGAGAGACAGAAATTTTCAGATTTGAAACTCAACGGACCCCAG GATCACAGTCACCTTCTGTATAGCACCATCCCTAGGATGCAGGAGCCAGGGCAGATTGTGGAGACCTACACGGAGGAAGACCCGGAGGGAGCCATGTCTGTTGTCTCTGTGGAGACTTCAGATGATGGGACTACTCGTCGCACAGAGACCACA GTCAAGAAAGTAGTGAAGACTGTGACAACTCGGACCGTCCAGCCAGTCCCTATGGGACCAGACGGCCTGCCTGTGGATGCCTCGGCAGTTTCCAACAACTACATCCAGACTCTGGGTCGTGACTTCCGCAAGAATGGCAATGGGGGACCAGGTCCCTATGTGGGGCAAGCAGGCACTGCTACCCTTCCAAGAAACTTCCACTACCCTCCTGACGGATACAGCCGCCACTACGAAGATGGTTATCCCGGTGGCAGTGACAACTATGGCAGTCTGTCCCGGGTGACCCGCATTGAAGAGCGGTATAGGCCCAGCATGGAGGGCTACCGGGCCCCCAGCAGACAGGATGTCTAtgggccccagccccaggttcgGGTAGGCGGGAGCAGCGTGGATCTACATCGCTTTCATCCAGAGCCCTATGGGCTAGAAGATGACCAGCGTAGCATGGCCTATGATGACCTGGATTATGGCATGATGTCTGATTATGGCACCGCCCGTCGGACGGGGACACCCTCTGACCCTCGTCGACGCCTCAG GAGCTATGAAGATATGATTGGCGAAGAGGTGCCATCGGACCAGTACTATTGGGCCCCTCTGGCCCAACATGAACGGGGAAGTTTAGCAAGCTTAGATAGCCTGCGCAAGGGAGGACCTCCACCTCCCAACTGGAGACAGCCTGAGCTTCCAGAGGTGATCGCCATGCTAGGGTTCCGCCTGGATGCTGTCAAGTCCAACGCAGCTGCCTACCTGCAGCACTTATGCTATCGCAATGATAAGGTGAAGACTGACGTGCGGAAGCTCAAGGGGATCCCGGTACTGGTGGGATTGTTAGACCACCCCAAAAAGGAAGTGCACCTTGGAGCCTGCGGAGCCCTCAAGAATATCTCTTTTGGACGTGACCAAGATAACAAGATTGCCATAAAAAACTGTGATGGTGTACCTGCCCTTGTGCGATTGCTTAGAAAGGCTCGTGATATGGACCTTACGGAAGTTATTACTG GAACCCTGTGGAATCTCTCATCCCACGACTCGATCAAAATGGAGATTGTGGACCATGCACTGCACGCCTTGACTGATGAAGTGATCATTCCGCATTCTGGATGGGAAAGGGAACCTAATGAAGATTGTAAGCCACGCCATATTGAGTGGGAATCTGTGCTCACCAACACAGCTGGCTGCCTTAG GAATGTAAGCTCAGAGAGGAGTGAAGCTCGCAGGAAACTTCGGGAATGTGATGGTTTAGTCGATGCCCTCATTTTCATTGTGCAGGCTGAGATTGGGCAGAAGGATTCAGACAGCAAG CTGGTGGAGAACTGTGTTTGCCTCCTTCGGAATTTATCCTATCAAGTTCACCGGGAGATCCCACAGGCAGAGCGTTACCAAGAAGCCCCTCCCAATGTTGCTAACAATACTGGGCCCCATGCTGCCAGCTGCTTTGGGGCCAAGAAGGGTAAAG ATGAGTGGTTCTCCAGAG GGAAGAAGCCCACAGAGGATCCTGCAAACGATACTGTGGATTTCCCCAAAAGAACTAGTCCTGCTCGAG GCTATGAGCTTTTATTTCAGCCAGAGGTGGTTCGGATATACATCTCACTCCTTAAGGAGAGCAAGACTCCTGCCATCCTTGAAGCTTCTGCTGGAGCCATCCAGAATCTGTGTGCTGGGCGCTGGACA TATGGTCGATACATCCGCTCTGCTCTGCGTCAAGAGAAGGCTCTCTCTGCCATAGCTGACCTCCTAACCAATGAACATGAGCGAGTAGTGAAGGCCGCCTCTGGAGCACTGAGAAACCTGGCTGTGGATGCTCGCAACAAAGAGTTAATCG GTAAGCATGCGATTCCTAACTTGGTAAAGAATCTGCCAGGAGGGCAGCAGAACTCCTCCTGGAATTTCTCTGAGGACACTGTGGTCTCTATTTTGAATACCATCAATGAAGTTATTGCTGAGAACTTGGAGGCTGCAAAGAAgcttcgagagacacagggtattgAGAAGCTGGTGTTGATCAACAAGTCAGG GAATCGCTCAGAAAAAGAGGTTCGAGCAGCAGCACTTGTATTACAGACAATCTGGGGGTATAAGGAACTGCGGAAGCCACTggaaaaagaaggatggaagaaatcAGATTTTCAG GTGAATCTAAATAATGCTTCTAGAAGCCAGAGCAGTCATTCATATGACGATAGTACTCTCCCTCTCATTGACCGGAACCAAAAACCAG ATAAGAAACCTGATCGGGAAGAAATTCAAATGAGCAATATGGGATCAAACACAAAATTATTAG ATAACAACTATTCCACACTGAATGAAAGAGGGGACCACAACAGAACACTGGATCGATCTGGGGATCTGGGTGATATGGAGCCATTGAAGGGAACGCCCTTGATG CTGGACGAGGGGCAGGAATCTCTGGAGGAAGAGTTGGTTTTGGATGATGAGGGGGACCGGGTTTCTTACCCTTCCATG CAGAAGATTTAG